The DNA window CACTACAACGGCCCGCGACCGGCCAAGGTCGAGAAGATCACGCTGCGGACCACGCCGGACAACACCGCCCGGCTCAACGACCTGCAGGGCGGCTCGTCCCAGGCGATCGAGGCCGTGCCGTACCTCGACGTGAAGTCGGTCGGCGCGGACCGGACCGTCGATGAGAAGCAGGCCTTCAACCAGCTGTTCCTGATGTTCAACTGCACGGCCGCGCCGTTCGACGACAAGCGGGTGCGCCAGGCGCTGCACTACGCCGTCGACACCCAGAAACTGATCACCACGGCGCTGCAGGGTTACGCCACCCCGGCCACCAGCTACCTCGACGAGAGCAACGCCGGATACCAGAAGGCCGCGACCGTGTACGGCTACGACCCGGCGAAGGCGAAGGCGCTGCTCGCCGAGGCCGGCGTCTCGAACCTCTCGTTCGAGCTGGTCACCACGGACACGGCGTTCGTCAAGGACAGCGCCCCCGTGCTCATCGACGCCTGGAAGGCGATCGGGGTGACCGCCACGCTCAACACCAAGCCCTCGTCGGCGGTCTACGGCACGATCGTGCCCGGCGCCGGGTTCCGGGTGCTCGCGGCCAGCGGCGACCCGACCGTCTTCGGCCCCGACGTGGACCTGCTGCTGCGGTGGTTCTACCTCAACGAGACCTGGACGAAGAACCGGCACCGCTGGGCCGCGTCGCCGGCCTCGAAGCAGTGCGCGCAGCTCGTCGAGGCGGCCGCGAAGACCTCCGGCGCGGAGCAGACCGCCCTCTGGAAGCAGGCCCTCGACCTGGTCGCCGACGAGGTGCCGCTCTACCCGGTCTTCCACGCCAAGATGATCACCGCCTTCGACCCCGCCAGGATCAAGGACTTCGCCGGCGCGTCCACGACCGGCCTCTACTTCCTCGACGCGTCTCGCGCCTGATCCCTCGCCGTCCCTGCGGTCCCGTGCCACGGCCGTCTCCGGGCGGCCGTGCACCGACATGGAAAGGAGCATCGAGTGGACGCGTTTCTCGGCATCATCCTGCGCCGGTTGTCCGCGCTCATCCCATTGATGCTCGGCATCATCCTCTTCATCTTCCTGGTCATGGCGCTGTCACCGAACGACGCCGCCCTCTCGGTACTCGGCGACCAGGCCACCCCGGAGCAGATCGCCGCGTTCAACCAGGTCAACGGGCTCGATCAGCCGCTGCTGGTCCGCTATGCCGACTACCTGTGGGGGCTGCTGCACGGCGACCTCGGGCAGACGTTCTCGCTGAACGCGCCGATCACCGGCATCATCGGCGACGCGCTGCCGGTGACCCTGCAGCTGACCGCGCTCGGCGTCGGCCTGGCCGTGGTGCTGGCCCTGGTCCTCGGCATCACCGGCGCGCTCTACCGGGACCGCTGGCCGGACCAGGTGATGCGGCTGGTCTCGATGGCCGGCATCTCGATCCCGTCGTTCTGGCTGGCCATCCTGCTGATCCAGCGACTGTCCACGATCGGCGGCGGGTCCCTGCCCAGCGGGCACTACGTGGCGCCGTCCGAATCGGTCGGTCAGTGGTTCCAGCACCTGATCCTGCCGGCGATGGCGCTGGCCGTGCCGACCGGCTGCGCGCTGGCCCGGGTGGTGCGCACCTCGATGGTGGAGGAGCTGGACCGGGACTACGTGCGTACCGCGATCGGCGCCGGCCTGCCGCCGGTCGTGGTGGTCGGGCGCAACGTGCTGCGCAACGCCCTGCTGACCCCGCTCACCGTCCTCGGGCTGCAGGTCGGCTACCTGATCGGCGGCGCGGTGATCATCGAAACGATCTTCACGCTGCCCGGCATGGGCACCCAGATCATGAGCGCCGTCCAGCAGAACGACATCGGCCTGGCCCGCGGCGTCGTGATCACCATCGCGCTCGGCTTCGTCGTGGTGAACCTCGTCGTCGACCTGCTCTACCTGGCGGCCAACCCCCGCATGCGAGGAGCCCACTGATGATCGACGCAATCCGGCGGCTCCCGGTGACCGCCAAGATCTGTCTCGGCTTCCTGCTGCTGGTCGTCGCGGTCGCGATCGCGGCGCCCTGGCTGGTCCGCCACGACCCGACCCAGGTCGCCCTCGCCGCCCCGTCGACCGGCCCGAACGGCGACTACTGGTTCGGCGTCGACCGGCTCGGCCGCGACATCTACTCCCGGCTGGTCGCCGGCACGCCCCGCTCGCTGATCGTCGGGTTCGGCTCGGCCGGTCTGGCGCTGCTGGTCGGCGCGGTCCTCGGGGCCGTCGCCGCGACCAGCCGCAAGGCCGTCGACGAGACGGTGATGCGGCTGCTGGACATCGTGATGGCGTTCCCGACCATCGTGCTCGCCGCGATCCTGGTCGTCGCGTACGGCAACGACAGCCTCACGGTCCTGGTCGGCGCGATCGGGTTCGTCCTGATCCCGCAGATCGCCCGCCTGGTCCGCGCCAACGTGGCCGCGCAGTACCAGGAGGACTACGTCGCCGCGGAACGGGTGATCGGCGCCGGCCGCCGGCACATCCTGCTGCGGCACGTGGCCCGCAACTGCGCCGCCCCGATCCTGGTCTACGCCACCATCATGGTCGCCAACGCGATCGTCTTCGAGGCGTCGCTGTCGTTCATCGGCGGCGGGCTGCAGGCCGAGGCGGGTCCGTCGTCGTGGGGCAGCGTCATCGCGTACGGCCAGCAGCTGCTCGCCAGCGGCGGGTGGTGGGCGACCTTCTTCCCCGGCCTGCTGATCCTGCTGACCGTGCTGTGCCTCAACATCCTGGCCGAGGGCATCTCCGACGCCTGGGCCGCGCCCGCCACGCGGCGGCGCTCCGGCGCGGGCCCGGCCGACTTCGAGCCGGCCGGCGGCGACGAGCCGGTCACCGCGCTGCCCGGCCTCGGCGAGGCCGCCGCACGACTGGCGGCCGCCGCGCGGCCGCCGGTCACCGAGGCGCCGATCCTGTCGGTACGCGACCTGCGGGTCGGTTTCGCCGCCAGCCACCGCGGTGTGGACATCGTCGACGGCATCAGCTTCGACGTGCGTCCCGGCGAGGTGCTCGGCCTGATCGGCGAGTCCGGCTGCGGCAAGTCGCTGACCGCGCTCACCGTGATGGGCCTGCAGCCGCGCGGCGCCCGGGTCGGCGGCACGATCGGGTTCGGCGATGCCGACCTGCTCACGATGAGCGCCGCCCAGCGCCGGCAGGTGATGGGCCGCCGGATCTCGATGATCTACCAGGACGCGCTGTCCGCGCTGAACCCGTCGATGACGGTGCGTGCCCAGCTCAAGCAGGTCATCCGGCGCGGCGGTGTGCGTACCGCCGAGGAGCTGATGACGCTCGTCGGGCTGGATCCGGGGCGGACGCTTCCGTCGTACCCGCATGAGTTGTCCGGCGGGCAGCGCCAGCGCGTGGTGATCGCCATGGCGCTGGCCCGCGACCCCGAGCTGGTCGTCGCGGACGAGCCGACCACCGCGCTCGACGTGACAGTGCAGGCCCAGGTGATCCAGCTGCTGCTGCGGCTACGCGCCGAGCTCGGCTTCGCCCTGATCCTCGTCTCGCACGACCTGGCCCTGGTCAGCGACGTCTGCGACCGGATCGCCGTGATGTACGGCGGCCGCATCGTCGAGGAGGGCCGCACCGCGGACGTGCTCGCCGCGCCGACCCACCACTACACCCGCGGCCTGCTCGGCTCGGTGCTCTCGCTCGAGGCGCAGGCGCCCCGGCTGGTGCAGATCCGCGGAACCGTGCCGTCACCCGCCGACTTCCCGGCCGGA is part of the Actinoplanes missouriensis 431 genome and encodes:
- a CDS encoding ABC transporter substrate-binding protein produces the protein MSRRNLLRYAGILSAATAVTAGLGACGDGSSSTPDTKSIEATLAFTLSSGFDPMNASSAVATTVNQHVFEALVDLDPITREPYPALAAALPTPGSDDLTWTVTLREGAKFSDGTAVTADDVVWSFNRALDPANASLMASFISFVGSVTAKDAKTVAFTLKSPFSLFPQRIAVIKIVPKAKTGDAAANKAFDTAPIGSGPFTVVSANATAGVVMGVNTHYNGPRPAKVEKITLRTTPDNTARLNDLQGGSSQAIEAVPYLDVKSVGADRTVDEKQAFNQLFLMFNCTAAPFDDKRVRQALHYAVDTQKLITTALQGYATPATSYLDESNAGYQKAATVYGYDPAKAKALLAEAGVSNLSFELVTTDTAFVKDSAPVLIDAWKAIGVTATLNTKPSSAVYGTIVPGAGFRVLAASGDPTVFGPDVDLLLRWFYLNETWTKNRHRWAASPASKQCAQLVEAAAKTSGAEQTALWKQALDLVADEVPLYPVFHAKMITAFDPARIKDFAGASTTGLYFLDASRA
- a CDS encoding ABC transporter permease, which encodes MDAFLGIILRRLSALIPLMLGIILFIFLVMALSPNDAALSVLGDQATPEQIAAFNQVNGLDQPLLVRYADYLWGLLHGDLGQTFSLNAPITGIIGDALPVTLQLTALGVGLAVVLALVLGITGALYRDRWPDQVMRLVSMAGISIPSFWLAILLIQRLSTIGGGSLPSGHYVAPSESVGQWFQHLILPAMALAVPTGCALARVVRTSMVEELDRDYVRTAIGAGLPPVVVVGRNVLRNALLTPLTVLGLQVGYLIGGAVIIETIFTLPGMGTQIMSAVQQNDIGLARGVVITIALGFVVVNLVVDLLYLAANPRMRGAH
- a CDS encoding dipeptide/oligopeptide/nickel ABC transporter permease/ATP-binding protein gives rise to the protein MIDAIRRLPVTAKICLGFLLLVVAVAIAAPWLVRHDPTQVALAAPSTGPNGDYWFGVDRLGRDIYSRLVAGTPRSLIVGFGSAGLALLVGAVLGAVAATSRKAVDETVMRLLDIVMAFPTIVLAAILVVAYGNDSLTVLVGAIGFVLIPQIARLVRANVAAQYQEDYVAAERVIGAGRRHILLRHVARNCAAPILVYATIMVANAIVFEASLSFIGGGLQAEAGPSSWGSVIAYGQQLLASGGWWATFFPGLLILLTVLCLNILAEGISDAWAAPATRRRSGAGPADFEPAGGDEPVTALPGLGEAAARLAAAARPPVTEAPILSVRDLRVGFAASHRGVDIVDGISFDVRPGEVLGLIGESGCGKSLTALTVMGLQPRGARVGGTIGFGDADLLTMSAAQRRQVMGRRISMIYQDALSALNPSMTVRAQLKQVIRRGGVRTAEELMTLVGLDPGRTLPSYPHELSGGQRQRVVIAMALARDPELVVADEPTTALDVTVQAQVIQLLLRLRAELGFALILVSHDLALVSDVCDRIAVMYGGRIVEEGRTADVLAAPTHHYTRGLLGSVLSLEAQAPRLVQIRGTVPSPADFPAGCRFADRCPRATRVCADERPPLADVNGHPAACHHPALVLEVTRHD